One segment of Zonotrichia albicollis isolate bZonAlb1 chromosome 4, bZonAlb1.hap1, whole genome shotgun sequence DNA contains the following:
- the HSPA14 gene encoding heat shock 70 kDa protein 14 has translation MAAIGVHLGATCACAAVYKDGRADVVANDAGDRVTPAVVVFSESEEVVGLAAKQSRIRNISNTVVKVKQILGRSSGDPQAKKYIAESKCSMIEKNGKLQYEIDNKLINPEDVAKLIFSKMKETAQSALGSDVNDVVVTVPFDFGESQKNALGEAATAAGFNVMRLIHEPSAALLAYGIGQDSPTGKSNVLVYKLGGTSLSITVIEVNSGIYRVLATNTDDSIGGVCFTEALAQHLASEFQRSCKHDIRGNPRAMMKLMNSADIAKHSLSTLGSANCFVDSLYDGLDFDCNVSRARFELICSSLFSKCVEAIKKLLQQVGFTADDINKVVLCGGSARIPKLQQLIKDIFPTVELLNSIPPDEVIPIGAAIEAGILLGKENTLLEEDALIECSAKDILLKGVDESGADKFTVLFPSGTPLPARRQHTLHAPGNISSVCLELYESLGKSPMNEEEKFAQIVLQDLDKKEDGLHDILTVLTMKRDGSLHVTCTDQDTGKCEIITVEVAS, from the exons ATGGCTGCCATCGGGGTGCACCTGGGAGCCACCTGTGCGTGCGCCGCCGTGTACAAG GATGGCCGCGCCGATGTGGTCGCCAACGACGCCGGGGACAGGGTCACGCCCGCGGTCGTGGTGTTCTCGGAGAGCgaggag GTTGTTGGCTTAGCTGCGAAGCAAAGCAGGATAAGAAATATTTCCAACACTGTCGTGAAAGTGAAGCAGATCCTTGGGCGAAG CTCTGGTGACCCTCAGGCAAAGAAATACATTGCAGAAAGCAAATGCTCT ATGATTGAGAAGAATGGAAAACTTCAGTATGAAATAGATAACAAACTTATTAACCCAGAAGATGTGGCAAAACTaattttcagtaaaatgaaAG AGACTGCCCAGTCTGCATTGGGCTCAGATGTGAATGATGTTGTTGTCACTGTACCATTTGATTTTGGAGAGAGTCAGAAGAATGCCCTTGG GGAAGCAGCTACAGCTGCTGGGTTCAATGTTATGAGATTAATTCATGAACCATCTGCAGCTCTCCTTGCTTATGGAATTGGCCAAGATTCACCCACTGGGAAAAG CAACGTGCTGGTTTATAAACTGGGTGGAACATCACTTTCTATCACAGTCATAGAAGTGAACAGTGGAATATATCGTGTGCTTGCTACAAACACAGATGACAGCATTGGAGGAGTTTGCTTCACAGAAGCTCTAGCGCAACACTTAGCTTCTGAATTTCAGAG gtCTTGTAAACATGATATTAGAGGAAATCCCAGAGCCATGATGAAATTAATGAACAGTGCTGATATTGCAAAACACTCTCTATCAACCCTGGGAAGTGCAAACTGTTTTGTAGATTCATTGTATGATGGATTGGATTTTGATTGCAATGTGTCCAG ggCCAGATTTGAACTTATCTGTTCTTCACTTTTTAGTAAATGTGTAGAAGCAATTAAAAAGCTCTTGCAGCAAGTTGGATTTACAGCAGATGACATTAATAAG GTGGTTCTTTGTGGTGGGTCTGCTCGAATCCCAAAGCTACAGCAGCTGATCAAAGACATTTTCCCAACTGTGGAATTACTGAATTCAATTCCTCCAGATGAAGTTATTCCCATTGGTGCAGCCATAGAGGCAGGAATTCTGCTAGGGAAAGAGAATACCTTATTAGAAGAAGATGCACTCATTGAGTGTTCTGCCAAAGATATTCTTCTTAAG gGAGTAGACGAGTCAGGGGCTGACAAATTCACAGTGCTGTTTCCATCAGGGACACCACTGCCAGCTCGAAGGCAGCACACCCTGCACGCTCCTGGGAACATTTCCTCTGTGTGCCTTGAGCTCTACGAGTCATTGGGCAAGAGTCCCatgaatgaagaagagaaatttgCACAG ATTGTACTCCAGGATTTAGATAAAAAGGAGGATGGCCTACATGATATACTAACAGTTCTCACAATGAAAAG